From the Musa acuminata AAA Group cultivar baxijiao chromosome BXJ3-7, Cavendish_Baxijiao_AAA, whole genome shotgun sequence genome, one window contains:
- the LOC103993066 gene encoding F-box protein At1g55000: MGCCGGDEDDDLVKQLLPPDSDPGANPSPDPLLASSSEVLSPMNSNFSALASRDLLRAILELLPPADLARSACVCRLWRAVASEREMLERAFRAPWKVRRVLGEPSSSAFWHHLSLDRFAISHWLRRGDTVASLALRYSVQVMGIKRLNNMMSDHGIYSRERLLIPIGKPELLLNSTCYVEMDEHAQREVAVLYLDGGPDGKTCNPTNRAITERGKRKILNSVKRSLQVDYGTAEFYLSVWNGDPRAAMSQFTEDLRWEQQTMRPRLFG, translated from the exons ATGGGATGCTGCGGAGGAGACGAGGACGACGACCTCGTCAAGCAACTCCTCCCCCCGGACTCCGACCCCGGCGCTAACCCTAGTCCTGATCCCCTCCTCGCCTCCTCTTCGGAGGTGCTTTCCCCCATGAACTCCAACTTCTCGGCCCTCGCCTCCAGGGACCTCCTCCGGGCTATCCTCGAGCTCCTGCCGCCCGCCGACCTCGCTCGGTCGGCGTGCGTCTGCCGGCTGTGGCGCGCCGTCGCCTCGGAGCGGGAGATGCTGGAGAGGGCCTTCAGGGCGCCCTGGAAGGTGCGGCGGGTCCTCGGTGAGCCGTCGTCCTCCGCCTTCTGGCACCACCTTAGTCTCGACCGTTTCGCCATCTCCCACTGGCTGCGTCGCGGCGACACTGTTGCCAGCCTCGCCCTCAGGTATTCCGTCCAG GTTATGGGCATCAAACGATTAAATAATATGATGAGCGACCATGGGATTTACTCAAGAGAGAGACTACTGATCCCTATTGGCAAACCAGAGCTTCTTCTTAACAGCACCTGCTATGTCGAGATGGATGAACATGCACAAAGAGAAGTTGCAGTGCTGTATTTGGACGGCGGTCCTGATGGAAAAACCTGCAATCCAACAAACAGGGCAATTACAGAGAGAGGCAAAAGGAAGATACTCAATTCCGTGAAACGCAGTCTGCAAGTGGATTATGGAACTGCAGAATTCTACCTGTCTGTCTGGAATGGTGATCCAAGGGCCGCTATGTCGCAGTTCACCGAGGACCTTAGGTGGGAGCAACAGACCATGAGACCTCGTTTGTTCGGGTGA
- the LOC135642158 gene encoding uncharacterized protein LOC135642158 yields the protein MALRGLNSPFDCLLLDLDDTLYSSTIGIAQACRKNIEEFLAVKCGISAERAFSLRVELFRSYGSSLAGLIALGYDVHPDEYHSYVHGRLPYELIKPDAELRELLLGIPQTKILFTNSDRQHARRALQRLGIEEGCFRRIICFETMNPHLFGDEIGANSSPPLPAVATPEVILKPSAPAMEMAVRLAGFGPHRTLFVDDSERNIAAGKAAGLRTALVGKRVKTKEADYLLDSISRLKQVVPEIWRGLEMEKGGDHGATAMRSDLDSIRPTYPVGA from the exons ATGGCGCTTCGTGGCCTCAACTCCCCTTTCGATTGCCTGTTATTGG ATCTTGATGACACCTTGTACTCTTCTACCATTGGCATCGCGCAAGCTTGCAGGAAGAACATCGAAG AGTTTCTTGCCGTCAAATGCGGGATATCGGCAGAGAGAGCCTTCTCCCTCCGCGTCGAGCTCTTTCGATCCTACGGCAGCTCCCTCGCAGGCCTCATT GCCCTCGGTTATGACGTGCACCCCGATGAGTACCACAG CTACGTTCATGGAAGGTTGCCCTACGAACTGATCAAGCCTGACGCGGAGCTGCGGGAGCTTCTCCTCGGCATTCCCCAGACCAAGATC CTGTTTACGAACTCGGACAGGCAGCACGCGAGGAGGGCGCTGCAGAGGTTGGGCATCGAGGAAGGGTGCTTCCGGCGTATCATTTGCTTCGAGACGATGAATCCCCACCTCTTCGGGGACGAGATAGGAGCCAACAGCTCTCCGCCATTGCCGGCCGTGGCGACTCCAGAGGTGATCCTCAAGCCCTCTGCTCCGGCAATGGAGATGGCCGTACGGCTTGCTGGCTTTGGCCCCCATCGCACG CTCTTCGTAGACGACAGCGAGAGGAACATCGCCGCAGGAAAAGCAGCGGGTCTTCGCACTGCTTTG GTCGGGAAGCGTGTGAAGACGAAGGAAGCAGATTACTTGTTGGATAGCATCTCCAGGTTGAAGCAGGTCGTGCCAGAAATCTGGCGAGGGCTGGAAATGGAAAAAGGTGGAGATCATGGCGCGACAGCAATGAGGAGTGACTTGGATTCCATCAGACCGACCTACCCAGTCGGGGCTTAG